Proteins encoded by one window of Candidatus Nitrosocosmicus hydrocola:
- a CDS encoding NUDIX domain-containing protein, which translates to MEQISYPSGSQTITFISWKHNQDINIRIDNQNKMKTSMIVTSILGNNNKILILNRSLSTKSMQNKWAGISGYMEPGEDLLSRALIEINEETKIDKHELILSDILEQISVQIKTDINFLIQPFYFLSTTQNVILNWEHTKYRWINAIEIDMYEFVPRFEEILKICFNKG; encoded by the coding sequence ATGGAACAAATAAGTTATCCAAGCGGGTCACAGACGATTACTTTTATATCTTGGAAGCATAATCAGGACATAAACATACGGATTGACAATCAAAATAAGATGAAAACCTCCATGATTGTAACCTCCATACTAGGAAACAATAATAAAATTTTAATTTTGAATCGAAGTTTGTCTACCAAATCGATGCAGAACAAATGGGCTGGGATCAGTGGATACATGGAACCTGGTGAAGATTTGTTGTCTCGTGCACTAATTGAGATTAATGAAGAGACAAAAATTGACAAACATGAATTGATTTTATCGGATATATTAGAACAAATTTCGGTACAAATTAAAACAGACATTAATTTTTTAATCCAGCCGTTTTATTTTTTATCAACTACTCAAAATGTGATTCTAAATTGGGAGCATACAAAATATCGCTGGATAAACGCGATCGAGATAGACATGTATGAATTTGTGCCAAGGTTTGAGGAAATTTTGAAAATTTGTTTTAATAAAGGATAA
- a CDS encoding transcription elongation factor Spt5, translating into MPKDLQYDDKDLDLADLKSEGVEVDDSYSQDNDVNQEKLNNFNVDNVINSVNKNTRSGNKTDVNLNKRNKTSHASESPDSKNDLQGTKSLDNDSDDIISENDDDSKFFVVRVAGGQESMIASMLHTRLISKKIEGIYSVLFLENFKGYVIVEAVDSNIAYEALHGIRHIRGQIRGELPFKDLEGYLIKKPVVTELTVDDTVEIIAGPFKSMKAKITRVDYEKQEATVVLLDSPYQIPVTVDANYLKKSL; encoded by the coding sequence ATGCCCAAAGACCTTCAATACGACGATAAAGACCTGGACTTAGCGGATCTCAAAAGTGAAGGCGTCGAAGTCGACGATTCATATTCACAAGATAATGATGTTAATCAAGAAAAATTAAACAATTTCAACGTTGATAATGTAATCAATTCAGTCAATAAAAATACCCGTAGTGGTAATAAGACAGATGTAAATTTGAACAAGAGAAACAAAACCAGTCATGCAAGTGAATCACCGGACTCTAAAAACGATCTCCAGGGAACCAAAAGTTTGGATAATGATTCCGACGATATAATTAGCGAAAATGATGATGATTCAAAATTTTTTGTGGTCCGGGTAGCTGGTGGACAAGAAAGTATGATTGCATCTATGCTTCATACTAGACTAATCTCTAAAAAAATTGAGGGAATTTATTCTGTTCTATTTCTTGAAAATTTCAAAGGTTATGTAATTGTGGAAGCTGTTGATTCTAATATTGCTTATGAGGCGTTGCATGGAATCCGCCACATCAGAGGTCAAATAAGAGGTGAACTGCCTTTTAAAGACTTGGAGGGCTATCTTATAAAGAAACCCGTCGTAACTGAATTGACAGTAGATGACACTGTAGAAATTATTGCAGGACCATTTAAATCGATGAAAGCTAAGATAACCCGAGTTGATTATGAAAAACAGGAGGCGACGGTTGTTTTGTTGGATTCTCCATACCAAATCCCTGTAACAGTCGATGCAAATTACCTCAAAAAATCATTATAG
- a CDS encoding D-aminoacyl-tRNA deacylase — MTMKYVLISSTKDQASSTMREYLIEGEGFCQSGISYYPINCVNKCDNMMETNEDRRIEYKIFKSNKYDKMDLLVFDDELISLTNLDNLGIKDCFLIFLSRHSSSSKIPTLTSHFTGNFSSNNSLGGNPLELGLAYPTFQKEYMKNLTRMSSDFHNYDLTIEATHHGPTSSSNPFIFIEIGSSEEEWKNKLTASDVCKCILKTIFDKNNCQSEKESKIAIGIGGNHYPKKFNELILSSDVAFASIASKYNLKFVDEEMIKQMKTRSIEQVTDIYFEKKSLGVEKNRLISIAESQDLVFNFI; from the coding sequence ATGACAATGAAATATGTCTTGATATCTTCTACGAAAGATCAAGCTAGCAGTACAATGAGAGAATATCTAATTGAAGGTGAAGGCTTTTGTCAGTCAGGAATATCCTACTATCCCATAAATTGCGTGAACAAATGCGACAATATGATGGAGACAAATGAGGATCGGAGAATAGAGTATAAGATCTTTAAATCAAATAAATATGATAAAATGGACCTACTGGTTTTCGATGATGAATTAATAAGCCTCACCAATCTTGACAATTTAGGTATCAAGGATTGCTTTTTAATATTCTTATCTAGACATTCATCTAGTAGCAAGATACCAACTCTAACGTCTCACTTTACTGGAAATTTTTCCAGTAACAATTCTCTTGGCGGAAACCCTTTAGAGTTGGGTTTAGCATACCCCACATTTCAAAAGGAATACATGAAAAATCTCACTCGTATGAGTAGTGATTTTCATAATTATGATCTGACAATTGAAGCAACCCATCATGGTCCTACTTCATCATCCAATCCTTTTATTTTCATTGAAATTGGGTCTTCAGAAGAGGAATGGAAAAACAAGTTGACGGCTTCTGATGTTTGCAAATGTATATTAAAAACAATTTTCGACAAAAACAATTGTCAATCAGAAAAAGAATCAAAGATCGCTATTGGAATAGGTGGAAATCATTATCCTAAAAAGTTTAATGAATTGATTCTTTCTTCCGATGTAGCATTTGCTTCGATTGCAAGCAAATACAATTTGAAATTTGTTGACGAAGAAATGATAAAACAAATGAAGACACGCTCAATTGAGCAAGTTACTGATATTTATTTTGAGAAAAAATCTTTAGGGGTAGAAAAGAATCGATTGATATCAATTGCAGAATCTCAAGATTTGGTATTTAATTTTATATGA
- a CDS encoding SAM-dependent methyltransferase: protein MRINEFVSTLPSNIISGDRVIIPDDFIRRMFILSSLNKSDVFYHLGIGNNPSSLLIAKKEFMVRKAVGIDIDPVILDEISTRTRGIEDIFLVEGDATKYPIAEATVIFSWFTDEKINEILIKKFESELGNGSKILSIWSPPGLYLPDKIDFPILLCQKPLKTGNDIRDQLKSIYKSDCIDFTASWNLADKYIKSFGTVDSSYVRFLIILHSLIIWFNARDLGITCEDDIPPPVKSYVEIMKYFFNIDLGEFLFK, encoded by the coding sequence TTGAGGATCAATGAATTTGTTTCAACTCTGCCTAGTAATATCATATCTGGAGACAGAGTAATAATTCCTGACGATTTCATTCGTCGGATGTTTATTCTATCTAGTCTTAATAAGAGTGATGTATTCTATCATTTGGGAATAGGCAATAATCCTTCATCTCTTCTCATAGCTAAAAAAGAGTTTATGGTAAGGAAAGCCGTAGGAATCGACATTGATCCAGTTATCTTAGATGAGATCTCTACAAGAACTAGGGGTATCGAGGATATTTTTTTGGTTGAAGGTGATGCAACAAAATACCCAATCGCTGAAGCGACTGTTATTTTCTCTTGGTTTACTGATGAAAAAATAAATGAAATTTTAATTAAAAAGTTTGAATCAGAATTGGGCAATGGATCAAAGATTCTTTCAATCTGGTCGCCACCTGGGCTCTATTTGCCAGATAAAATTGATTTTCCAATATTACTGTGCCAAAAGCCATTAAAAACTGGGAACGATATTAGAGACCAACTCAAATCAATCTACAAAAGTGATTGTATAGACTTTACGGCCTCTTGGAATTTAGCGGACAAGTATATTAAATCATTTGGAACAGTTGATAGTTCTTACGTTCGATTCTTAATAATACTGCATAGTCTTATCATTTGGTTTAATGCAAGGGATCTTGGAATAACATGCGAGGATGATATTCCACCACCAGTTAAGAGTTATGTGGAAATTATGAAATATTTTTTCAATATAGATTTGGGGGAATTTTTGTTTAAATGA
- the argF gene encoding ornithine carbamoyltransferase translates to MKGDLLSLRDLSENELLSLLDLSLFLKNQFKEIGSNSKHLNGKILGMIFQKPSTRTRISFETAMLHLGGHAINLSFNDLQLSRGESIEDTAKTLSLYVNALMARVYAHEDIENLSKFATIPVINGLSDLFHPCQILADLQTILEYKQTLKGLKLTYIGDGNNICNDLLLGCSKLGIDVSVATPVGFEPLDWITEIARAEAKRNDSNILITSDPKEAIVDADVVVTDTHISIGKENEIHSREKLFFPRYQVNNELVKFAKKDYIFMHCLPAKRGKEVSSSVIDGPHSVVWIEAENRLHVQKALLLKQLKG, encoded by the coding sequence TTGAAAGGCGACCTTTTAAGTCTTCGTGATTTGAGTGAAAACGAATTATTGTCATTACTGGATTTATCTTTATTTCTAAAAAACCAATTTAAGGAAATAGGGTCAAACTCCAAACATCTAAATGGGAAAATCCTAGGAATGATATTTCAAAAACCTTCAACGAGGACACGGATAAGCTTTGAAACAGCCATGCTTCATTTGGGGGGACATGCCATAAATTTATCCTTTAACGATTTGCAGTTATCGAGAGGTGAATCAATCGAGGATACCGCAAAGACCCTCTCGTTATACGTTAATGCGCTAATGGCAAGAGTGTATGCTCATGAAGATATTGAAAACCTGTCAAAGTTTGCAACTATTCCCGTGATTAATGGATTGTCTGATCTTTTTCACCCTTGTCAAATATTGGCGGACCTTCAAACGATTCTTGAGTATAAACAAACGTTAAAGGGTCTCAAGCTTACTTACATAGGTGATGGCAACAATATTTGCAACGATTTACTTCTTGGGTGCTCAAAGTTGGGCATCGACGTGTCTGTAGCTACACCGGTAGGATTTGAGCCGTTGGATTGGATAACTGAAATTGCAAGAGCAGAGGCAAAAAGAAATGACTCCAATATACTTATAACCTCCGATCCAAAGGAGGCCATAGTAGATGCCGACGTCGTAGTTACAGACACGCATATCTCAATAGGCAAAGAAAACGAGATACATAGCAGAGAAAAGTTATTCTTTCCAAGATATCAAGTTAACAATGAGTTAGTCAAGTTTGCAAAAAAAGACTATATTTTTATGCACTGTTTGCCTGCAAAGAGGGGTAAAGAAGTATCTTCTAGTGTTATAGATGGTCCACACTCTGTTGTTTGGATTGAAGCTGAAAATCGTTTACATGTCCAAAAAGCTCTGCTTTTAAAACAATTGAAAGGATAA
- the pckA gene encoding phosphoenolpyruvate carboxykinase (ATP) — protein sequence MDFTINEGRRNLPVPILVEAALLRNEGQLSTTGSLSVRTGKFTGRSPDDKFIVRDEITANTVDWGKINHPISEEHFDSIYDRMTKYISKNRLEETLYTFDGYVGADRSLRLPIRVITDQAWHCLFANQIFINASQNELINFRPEFTLLSLNDFASIPDIEGTNSDTFIIISFKKNLILMGSTSYAGEIKKSMFSVMNFLLPKKGIFPMHCSTNLGKDGRSALFFGLSGTGKTTLSADENRRLVGDDEHGWSNFGVFNFEGGCYAKCINLNKQKEPQIWNAIKFGSVMENVVIDSNSREPDFADGNLTENTRVVYPLDFIPGAVIPSTCGHPSVIIFLTADAFGVLPPISKLSKEGAMYHFMSGYTSKLAGTERGITEPKETFSQCFGAPFMPLRASEYAKLLGEKITEHDSKVYLINTGWSGGPYGIGRRIDLKYTRLMVSAAIKGGLENTSYDTHDIFNLQYPTSCNDVPSNILNPRNTWHDKDQYDFSAKRLARLFINNFKKFEPIADDIIRAGPHLP from the coding sequence ATGGACTTCACAATTAATGAGGGACGAAGAAATTTACCTGTCCCCATATTAGTTGAAGCAGCATTATTAAGAAATGAAGGGCAATTGTCTACTACGGGGTCTTTGTCTGTAAGGACGGGAAAATTCACTGGTAGATCCCCTGATGATAAATTCATCGTCAGAGATGAGATTACTGCTAATACTGTAGATTGGGGTAAGATTAATCATCCTATTTCTGAAGAGCATTTTGACTCCATATATGATCGAATGACAAAATATATTTCTAAAAATAGGCTGGAAGAAACCTTGTACACATTTGATGGTTACGTAGGAGCAGATAGATCCCTACGTTTGCCTATAAGGGTGATAACAGATCAGGCTTGGCATTGCCTTTTTGCTAATCAGATATTCATTAATGCATCTCAAAATGAATTAATCAATTTTAGACCTGAATTTACACTTTTGTCACTTAACGACTTTGCTTCAATTCCGGATATAGAGGGAACTAATTCTGATACATTCATAATTATTAGTTTTAAGAAGAATTTGATTTTGATGGGTTCAACTTCCTATGCCGGTGAGATAAAGAAATCGATGTTTTCAGTCATGAATTTCTTATTACCTAAGAAAGGAATATTTCCAATGCACTGTTCTACAAACTTGGGGAAAGATGGGCGATCGGCTTTATTTTTTGGTTTGTCCGGGACGGGCAAAACTACATTGTCTGCAGATGAAAACCGTAGGCTAGTAGGAGATGATGAACACGGATGGTCAAATTTTGGAGTGTTTAATTTTGAAGGTGGTTGCTACGCTAAGTGTATTAATCTGAATAAGCAAAAAGAACCCCAGATATGGAACGCAATCAAGTTTGGTTCAGTTATGGAAAATGTGGTCATCGATTCAAATTCAAGGGAACCCGACTTTGCTGATGGTAACCTTACTGAAAATACTCGTGTAGTTTACCCGTTAGATTTCATACCTGGTGCCGTAATTCCAAGCACCTGTGGACATCCTTCAGTAATTATTTTTCTTACTGCTGATGCCTTCGGAGTATTACCTCCTATTTCCAAGTTATCAAAGGAGGGCGCAATGTATCACTTTATGTCTGGATATACGAGCAAGCTTGCTGGAACAGAAAGAGGCATTACTGAACCAAAGGAAACTTTTTCTCAATGTTTTGGAGCTCCATTTATGCCTCTAAGGGCCTCTGAGTATGCAAAATTATTGGGTGAAAAGATAACTGAACATGATTCTAAAGTCTATCTCATAAATACAGGGTGGTCTGGGGGACCATATGGCATAGGTAGAAGAATAGATCTCAAATATACACGACTGATGGTATCTGCAGCTATCAAGGGAGGTTTGGAAAACACTTCTTATGATACACACGATATTTTCAATCTTCAGTATCCAACATCCTGTAACGACGTTCCTTCAAATATCTTGAATCCTCGAAATACTTGGCATGACAAAGACCAGTATGACTTTTCTGCAAAGAGGCTGGCAAGATTGTTTATTAATAATTTTAAGAAATTTGAGCCAATTGCAGATGATATAATTAGAGCCGGCCCTCATTTGCCTTGA
- a CDS encoding 50S ribosomal protein L32e: protein MVINADLLEQRKKVSENRPKFKRQESWRYKRLATNWRKPKGIDNKMRLQVSGVPALVKIGYRGPKASRGLHPSGYVDNLVHNVNELLKLNKDKDAARIAHTVGKKKRLEIISKAESIGIKVLNGKKPELKTSKTEDVSSKQEQK, encoded by the coding sequence ATGGTAATTAATGCTGATCTCCTTGAACAACGTAAAAAAGTTTCAGAAAATAGGCCTAAGTTCAAAAGACAAGAAAGTTGGAGATATAAAAGACTTGCGACAAATTGGAGAAAACCCAAGGGAATCGACAATAAGATGAGATTACAAGTGTCCGGTGTACCAGCATTAGTCAAAATTGGTTACAGGGGACCTAAGGCATCTAGGGGTTTACATCCATCTGGGTATGTAGACAATCTTGTTCATAATGTCAACGAATTATTAAAACTAAACAAGGATAAAGATGCAGCACGTATTGCTCATACTGTAGGTAAAAAGAAAAGATTGGAAATCATATCTAAGGCCGAATCAATTGGAATAAAGGTCCTTAATGGAAAAAAACCTGAATTAAAGACATCGAAGACAGAAGATGTATCATCAAAGCAAGAGCAAAAGTAG
- a CDS encoding Rieske (2Fe-2S) protein: MTRFLIDKTNNIPEGKLRNITLGGKEILIINKGGHYFAISNICSHAGAELHEGTLKDNQLICPKHGAKWDVETGELLWFYQKLKSQESYNVIVENNNIFVEI; this comes from the coding sequence ATGACGAGATTCCTAATCGATAAGACTAATAATATTCCGGAAGGTAAATTAAGAAATATAACTCTCGGAGGTAAAGAAATTTTAATTATTAATAAAGGGGGTCATTATTTTGCAATTAGCAACATCTGTTCACACGCAGGCGCAGAATTGCATGAGGGAACCCTTAAAGACAATCAACTTATTTGTCCAAAGCACGGGGCCAAGTGGGATGTTGAAACTGGCGAATTATTGTGGTTTTATCAAAAATTAAAAAGTCAAGAATCCTACAACGTCATTGTTGAAAATAACAATATTTTTGTTGAAATTTGA
- a CDS encoding 50S ribosomal protein L19e, with protein MVVNIHKKRELASRILGVGVNRIRFEPDKLDDVADSITRENIRALINSRSIWTATIKGTSRGRTRSKLETKKKHGTGPGSKKGKKTARVGKKEVYVIKVRSMRRHLKILKERKDITNEQFWALYKKVNGAQVRSLSHLRELVKIAKTH; from the coding sequence ATGGTTGTAAATATACACAAAAAGAGGGAACTCGCATCTCGAATCCTTGGTGTGGGTGTCAATAGGATCAGATTTGAGCCTGATAAATTAGATGATGTAGCTGATTCTATTACAAGAGAGAACATCCGTGCATTAATAAATAGCAGGTCAATATGGACTGCTACCATTAAAGGAACATCTAGGGGGAGAACGAGATCAAAACTTGAAACTAAAAAGAAACATGGGACAGGCCCTGGTTCAAAAAAAGGAAAAAAAACTGCAAGAGTTGGAAAGAAAGAAGTCTACGTAATAAAAGTTCGTTCTATGCGAAGGCATCTTAAAATATTAAAAGAGAGGAAAGATATTACTAACGAACAATTTTGGGCTTTGTATAAGAAAGTGAACGGTGCACAAGTTCGTTCGTTGTCCCATCTAAGAGAATTGGTGAAAATAGCAAAGACCCATTAG
- a CDS encoding YkgJ family cysteine cluster protein — translation MTPTGRESEKSDEVLIALDNLSKKWPIDPIVRDVHLGLRSDIQDYLLKLNQVTYHIPYLSETADFVVWNCLWPDCHNCCEKQGRLPLTSKDLSVISKDLGYPNRTSFLRKETYIATWESTAAATTHEPQLITTLTMINLKRTQTEGEADNGRQIACRFLDKNGSCSINSSKPGVCSLYPFFSWSQNENNRLSVHASYQLTGDCPGFYLTKTLDDYIPILKNYSEIIYNYTMNVNTTLRESFARIDIT, via the coding sequence ATGACCCCTACAGGTAGGGAATCAGAGAAGTCGGATGAAGTCTTAATCGCATTAGACAATCTTTCAAAGAAATGGCCTATAGATCCGATTGTTCGTGACGTACACCTTGGACTACGATCAGATATTCAAGATTACCTCTTAAAATTAAATCAGGTTACATATCATATCCCTTATCTTTCAGAAACCGCTGATTTTGTAGTTTGGAATTGCCTTTGGCCCGATTGTCATAATTGTTGTGAAAAACAAGGCAGATTGCCCTTAACCTCTAAAGATTTATCTGTAATTTCAAAAGATTTAGGTTATCCAAATCGCACATCATTCCTAAGGAAGGAAACGTACATAGCCACTTGGGAGAGTACTGCTGCTGCGACCACGCATGAACCGCAACTCATTACTACACTAACAATGATAAATCTTAAACGAACTCAGACCGAAGGTGAAGCGGATAACGGAAGACAGATTGCTTGTCGATTTTTAGATAAGAATGGATCTTGTAGTATTAATTCATCCAAACCGGGAGTCTGTTCGCTCTATCCATTTTTTTCTTGGAGTCAAAATGAAAATAATAGACTGTCTGTCCACGCATCATACCAACTAACTGGTGATTGTCCTGGGTTTTACTTGACCAAAACCTTAGATGATTATATTCCCATATTAAAAAACTATTCAGAAATTATCTATAATTATACTATGAATGTAAATACTACTTTACGCGAGAGCTTCGCCCGCATAGATATTACATAA
- the thsB gene encoding thermosome subunit beta has protein sequence MSIQTGSAGGMPVLILKEGASETKGREAQKNNINAAKTVAEIVRTSLGPRGMDKMLVDSLGDVTITNDGATILKEIDVQHPAAKMMVEISKATDNEVGDGTTSVVVLAGSLIEKAEELITKNVHPTVIVDGYRKCAVKSIELLNNIAIKVTNNEKEQLIKIAKTSMQTKLVSKESNDLANIVVTASQQVAETANGSTRVDLDDIKVEKKSGGSIKDTKLIKGIVLDKEVVHGGMPKRVEKAKIALINSALEIEKTEFDAKLNITSPEQMKRFLDEENTMLKSMVEKITGAGANVIICQKGLDDIAQHYLAKANVLTVRRVKESDMTKLSRATGARIINNLDDLTSKDLGSADLVEERKVETDKWVFVEGCKNPKSVTVLIRGGSQRVVDEAERSIHDALMVTKDVLEKPLIVAGGGSPEAYISGKLREWTNTLTGREQLAAEKFADALEIIPLTLAENAGMNQIDTLAELRSKQNKGSKWAGIDARNSRIADMSKLEIFEPLSVKEQIIKSSTEVASMLLRIDDVIASTKSGGGMPPGGMGGMPPGMDGMM, from the coding sequence ATGTCAATTCAAACAGGATCAGCAGGCGGAATGCCCGTATTAATATTAAAGGAAGGAGCTAGTGAAACAAAGGGAAGAGAAGCACAAAAGAATAACATTAATGCTGCAAAAACGGTCGCTGAAATAGTAAGAACTAGTTTAGGTCCGAGAGGGATGGATAAGATGTTAGTTGATTCGCTTGGAGATGTAACCATAACTAATGATGGTGCAACTATCCTTAAAGAAATCGATGTTCAGCATCCAGCCGCTAAAATGATGGTGGAAATCAGTAAAGCCACTGATAATGAGGTTGGCGATGGTACTACATCAGTAGTTGTTTTAGCTGGTTCATTGATTGAAAAAGCAGAAGAGCTAATTACAAAGAATGTACATCCAACTGTAATTGTCGATGGATACAGAAAATGTGCAGTTAAATCCATAGAACTTTTGAATAATATCGCTATTAAAGTGACTAACAATGAAAAAGAACAACTGATCAAGATTGCAAAGACATCAATGCAAACCAAGCTAGTTTCAAAGGAATCAAACGATCTTGCAAATATAGTAGTAACAGCTTCACAGCAAGTAGCTGAAACAGCAAACGGGTCTACACGAGTAGATTTGGATGATATTAAAGTAGAGAAAAAATCTGGTGGCTCAATAAAAGATACTAAGCTAATTAAAGGCATAGTTTTAGACAAAGAAGTGGTCCATGGAGGAATGCCAAAACGAGTAGAAAAAGCCAAAATTGCACTAATCAATTCTGCGTTGGAGATTGAAAAAACTGAATTTGATGCAAAATTGAATATTACTTCTCCCGAACAGATGAAAAGGTTTTTGGACGAAGAAAATACCATGCTAAAATCGATGGTTGAAAAAATAACGGGAGCTGGCGCCAATGTCATTATTTGTCAAAAAGGACTAGATGACATCGCTCAGCATTATTTGGCTAAAGCCAATGTGTTGACTGTTAGACGAGTGAAGGAAAGCGACATGACAAAATTATCCAGGGCAACTGGTGCAAGAATTATTAACAATTTAGATGATTTGACATCAAAGGATTTGGGTTCCGCAGATCTTGTAGAGGAAAGAAAAGTTGAGACAGACAAATGGGTTTTTGTTGAAGGATGTAAGAATCCCAAGTCAGTTACAGTCTTAATACGAGGCGGATCCCAAAGAGTAGTGGATGAAGCAGAACGTTCAATTCATGACGCCCTAATGGTGACAAAAGATGTTTTGGAAAAACCACTAATCGTTGCTGGTGGCGGATCCCCTGAAGCATATATCTCCGGAAAGTTAAGGGAATGGACCAATACGTTGACTGGGAGAGAACAATTAGCTGCAGAAAAATTCGCTGATGCCCTGGAAATAATTCCTCTAACATTAGCAGAAAATGCAGGAATGAACCAAATTGACACTTTGGCCGAGCTACGTTCTAAGCAGAATAAAGGCTCAAAATGGGCCGGTATCGACGCGAGAAATTCAAGGATCGCCGATATGTCCAAGTTAGAGATTTTTGAACCGTTATCTGTAAAGGAGCAAATAATCAAATCTTCTACAGAAGTGGCATCGATGTTGTTGAGAATTGACGATGTGATTGCCTCAACCAAATCAGGTGGAGGAATGCCTCCAGGTGGAATGGGTGGAATGCCTCCAGGAATGGACGGTATGATGTAG
- a CDS encoding superoxide dismutase: protein MSKYELPRLPYNFDALEPHIDAKTMEIHYTKHHQTYTNNLNAALEKCSEDIQNKDITDLLNNLDIVPSEVKGAINFNGGGFDNHRIFWNNLTPNGGGEPQGPIAEAINSTFGSFANFKEKFTTSTVGIQGSGWGWLIFDPANNKVDYKSMPNQTSPRTENLIPLLGCDVWEHAYYLKYQNKRPDYVNAWWNLVNWQDVNDRYDKSKNK from the coding sequence ATGAGTAAATATGAATTACCCCGACTTCCTTACAATTTTGACGCATTAGAACCCCATATCGATGCAAAAACAATGGAAATCCATTATACAAAACATCATCAAACGTATACAAATAACTTAAACGCTGCTCTAGAAAAATGCTCAGAGGATATTCAAAATAAGGATATTACAGACTTATTAAATAATCTTGACATTGTTCCAAGCGAGGTCAAGGGAGCAATCAACTTCAACGGTGGAGGTTTTGACAATCACAGAATATTCTGGAATAATTTGACTCCCAATGGTGGAGGAGAACCTCAAGGACCTATAGCAGAAGCCATTAATAGCACCTTTGGAAGTTTTGCAAATTTCAAGGAGAAATTCACGACTTCTACTGTAGGAATTCAAGGAAGTGGTTGGGGATGGCTAATATTTGATCCAGCTAATAACAAAGTTGATTACAAATCTATGCCAAATCAGACAAGTCCCAGAACAGAAAATTTGATACCACTATTAGGCTGCGATGTCTGGGAACATGCTTATTATCTAAAATACCAAAATAAAAGACCAGATTATGTCAATGCTTGGTGGAATCTTGTTAACTGGCAAGATGTTAATGATAGATACGACAAATCAAAAAATAAGTAA
- a CDS encoding 50S ribosomal protein L11: MGEKKIVNALVSGGEASAGPPLGPALGPLGINILQVVNTINEKTKDFPGMKVPVKVEVDGETKQFTVEVGIPPTAALIFKESGINKGSGTAGTDFVGNISMEGIVKISKMKLDVSYAQTIKSSAKEIIGTCLSLGIKVEDKVAKDIYEDVNVGKYDSLFT, translated from the coding sequence ATGGGCGAAAAAAAAATTGTAAATGCACTAGTTAGCGGAGGAGAGGCAAGTGCAGGACCTCCACTGGGGCCAGCGCTTGGACCTTTGGGGATTAATATTTTGCAGGTAGTTAATACTATTAATGAGAAAACAAAAGACTTTCCCGGAATGAAAGTTCCTGTAAAGGTTGAAGTAGATGGTGAAACCAAGCAATTTACAGTCGAAGTAGGCATACCACCTACTGCTGCTTTGATATTTAAGGAATCCGGGATCAATAAAGGTTCAGGGACAGCGGGTACAGATTTCGTAGGAAATATTTCTATGGAAGGAATAGTTAAGATATCCAAGATGAAGTTAGACGTCTCATACGCCCAAACAATAAAATCTTCAGCCAAAGAAATTATTGGAACATGCCTTAGTCTAGGGATTAAGGTTGAAGATAAGGTGGCCAAGGATATTTATGAGGATGTCAACGTTGGAAAATACGACTCTTTGTTCACATAG